In one window of Shewanella goraebulensis DNA:
- a CDS encoding GNAT family N-acetyltransferase, with protein MQIRLASELDTVVLVNLFDDYRQSMGFKSEPKKCLQFIKTRLVENDSMIFMALEQQKCLGFVQLYPSYSSLLLKPVWYFDDVFVEASRRGEGIAAQLIDKAKMLAAGTEVMLVKRTKVLDNELEGSLSNMTETEGMYLYHSGL; from the coding sequence ATGCAGATTCGACTAGCTTCAGAGTTAGATACCGTCGTTTTAGTTAATTTATTTGATGACTATAGGCAATCTATGGGATTTAAATCTGAACCTAAGAAGTGCCTTCAGTTTATTAAAACTCGTTTAGTTGAAAATGACTCAATGATTTTTATGGCATTGGAGCAGCAAAAGTGCCTCGGTTTTGTGCAACTTTATCCTTCTTATTCTTCATTGTTACTTAAGCCTGTTTGGTATTTTGATGATGTATTTGTTGAGGCATCTCGTCGTGGTGAAGGTATTGCTGCTCAGTTAATCGACAAAGCCAAAATGTTAGCAGCTGGAACCGAAGTCATGTTAGTTAAGCGGACTAAAGTGCTTGATAACGAACTCGAAGGAAGTTTATCGAATATGACCGAAACTGAAGGGATGTACTTGTACCATTCTGGTTTGTAG
- a CDS encoding DUF748 domain-containing protein: MMPSIITLKQAFINRPRYQKIAIIGSFIYLLFVLTLGLLIPFIATKQAPKSLSELLGRQVSIEAIKVNPFTFEVSLSQFTINEDDNKQAFFHLDSLDVDIMFWRSLFNLNISLDYLTIDGTALSIERLTALTQSAETSAKLGYQFNFTDIIKTFDNRAAELVKATPEQDNNSEIDEPSEPIAIHINQFAFNNASLQINDKLTDTQLLYPNITLSATDFKTDALLAEFPDANKLKLMIADDKNGQITLKTQTQLAPLDAKGEVTIDSMDLTQYWSFVESLFKVSLQSANLNVSSAFDITEDMQYAAVNVPNAPEEAKQHSSPLNINILNTDIKVDSIVAKDAKRQVTTIDLLALNDIAVSTKNQTVDIQELQTTNGDFWITIDPDKVNLVDLFTPIFVDEDANKGTLVETATNKEASSSTVESKAGENGVVENEVVENEVVENEVVENEAENAPTWLVTLHALELKDYQFELTESVANKTANFWKIADINFSTQTIKSDLSLPIEYQLSLSINDQSEFISQGQFDADLLSLEADIDYQKVNLTKFQPYIAPFMNVTLESGLFNTKGHISANADQKFIYQGQASVNQLKISDNLLKQPLLNWELMDITALTFDNLGRSLAIDEILFDGLFSRLIISEDRTTNIADLVAKPADSDNSTVNGERADNSDDIQLEVTTNAKQGETEKPHDDLTSAFAIDIKRIGIKDSSAFFADNSLTPNFASGIEQLNGEIAHISTNPQTRASVNLAGKIDKYAPVTLKGDVNPLLKNPYLDLNFAFNKVELTSINPYSGTYAGYYIDKGQLSLALKYQLENNQLVGSNHLVIDQLELGKPSNSSLATSLPITLAIALLQDRHGVIDLGVNVDGDLDSPSFSFGSIVMTAITNVITKAITAPFSLLAGLVGGDEDEMDKIGFQYGLADISEDQQATLTSLAKALNDRPLLMLNIKGGVDLANDQFALQQQQLHQKLATQAGVEVSALPADLSASQFPQQGAITDALISVYQSETQLDPQLIKQELTEKNSDIEATELNARWLIALYNFSLNQQDINESKLGTLAQQRAKVVKTYLVDQANIDPSRVFILESRVHMDQTDAQALLTLDAN, encoded by the coding sequence ATGATGCCGTCGATAATTACTCTAAAACAAGCCTTCATTAATCGTCCCCGTTATCAAAAAATCGCGATAATTGGATCATTCATTTATTTACTTTTCGTGTTGACTTTAGGGCTACTCATTCCGTTTATTGCTACTAAGCAGGCACCTAAATCTTTATCAGAGTTACTTGGAAGGCAAGTCAGTATTGAAGCCATAAAAGTCAACCCTTTTACTTTCGAGGTGAGCTTAAGTCAGTTTACGATTAATGAAGATGACAACAAGCAGGCATTTTTTCACCTTGATAGCTTGGATGTCGATATCATGTTTTGGCGTTCCTTGTTTAATCTTAATATCAGCTTAGATTATTTAACGATTGATGGTACAGCGCTTTCTATTGAACGCTTAACTGCACTCACCCAATCGGCAGAAACGAGTGCAAAGTTAGGATATCAATTTAATTTTACCGACATTATTAAAACGTTTGATAATCGAGCCGCTGAACTCGTAAAAGCCACCCCAGAACAAGACAACAATAGCGAAATAGACGAACCCTCAGAGCCTATAGCGATTCATATCAATCAATTTGCCTTTAATAACGCAAGTTTACAGATAAACGATAAGCTCACTGACACTCAGTTACTTTATCCCAACATCACCCTATCTGCGACCGACTTTAAAACCGATGCTTTATTAGCTGAATTTCCAGATGCCAATAAACTCAAGCTGATGATAGCCGATGATAAAAATGGTCAGATAACACTCAAAACTCAAACCCAATTAGCACCACTTGATGCCAAAGGGGAAGTAACAATAGATTCCATGGACTTAACTCAATATTGGTCCTTTGTTGAATCGTTATTTAAGGTGTCATTGCAATCTGCCAACCTCAATGTTTCATCGGCTTTTGATATCACAGAAGATATGCAATATGCAGCAGTTAATGTGCCCAACGCACCAGAAGAAGCGAAACAACATAGTTCGCCGCTTAATATCAATATTTTAAATACAGATATCAAAGTCGATAGCATCGTGGCAAAAGATGCAAAACGCCAGGTAACGACCATTGATTTACTTGCCTTAAATGACATAGCTGTTTCTACGAAAAATCAAACCGTTGATATACAAGAGTTGCAAACAACTAATGGCGATTTTTGGATTACTATTGACCCAGATAAAGTTAACTTAGTTGATTTATTCACCCCAATTTTTGTCGATGAAGATGCAAATAAAGGCACGCTTGTTGAAACGGCTACAAATAAAGAAGCATCAAGCTCTACAGTAGAAAGCAAAGCTGGCGAAAATGGAGTTGTTGAAAATGAAGTTGTTGAAAATGAAGTTGTTGAAAATGAAGTTGTTGAAAATGAAGCTGAAAACGCACCAACTTGGCTTGTCACATTGCATGCGTTAGAGCTAAAAGATTATCAATTCGAATTAACTGAAAGTGTTGCCAATAAAACCGCTAACTTTTGGAAGATTGCTGACATTAACTTTTCAACTCAAACAATCAAATCAGACTTATCGTTACCCATTGAGTATCAATTGTCACTTTCAATAAACGATCAAAGTGAGTTCATATCGCAAGGTCAATTTGATGCCGACCTCTTAAGCTTAGAGGCAGATATAGATTATCAAAAGGTTAATTTAACTAAGTTCCAACCCTACATTGCGCCATTTATGAACGTGACACTAGAGTCGGGGCTCTTTAATACTAAAGGTCACATTAGTGCTAATGCAGATCAGAAGTTTATTTATCAAGGCCAAGCTTCAGTTAATCAGCTTAAGATAAGTGATAACTTGTTAAAGCAACCTTTGCTGAATTGGGAGTTAATGGACATAACTGCCCTCACCTTCGATAACTTAGGTCGGTCATTAGCGATAGATGAAATACTATTTGATGGCCTATTTAGCCGCTTGATCATTTCTGAAGACAGAACGACCAATATTGCTGACTTAGTGGCTAAACCTGCAGATTCAGATAACAGCACTGTAAATGGCGAAAGAGCTGATAACTCAGACGATATTCAACTCGAGGTAACCACAAACGCTAAACAAGGCGAAACTGAAAAGCCACATGACGATCTAACCTCAGCCTTTGCTATCGATATAAAACGTATTGGTATTAAAGATAGTTCTGCATTCTTTGCAGATAACTCTTTAACCCCCAACTTCGCTTCAGGCATTGAGCAACTAAATGGAGAAATAGCCCATATATCAACTAATCCGCAAACTCGAGCCTCGGTTAATTTAGCTGGAAAAATCGATAAATATGCTCCAGTCACTTTAAAGGGCGATGTAAATCCACTATTGAAAAACCCATATTTGGATTTAAATTTTGCCTTCAACAAAGTCGAACTAACTTCTATTAACCCATACTCAGGTACGTATGCAGGTTACTACATTGATAAAGGCCAACTATCTTTGGCACTTAAATACCAACTAGAAAATAATCAACTGGTAGGCAGTAACCATCTAGTCATAGACCAGTTAGAACTAGGAAAACCGAGTAATAGCTCTCTTGCAACATCATTACCTATCACCTTGGCCATTGCGCTATTACAAGACAGACATGGCGTCATAGATTTAGGGGTCAATGTAGACGGCGACTTAGATTCGCCAAGTTTTAGCTTTGGTAGCATTGTGATGACCGCGATAACTAATGTCATCACTAAAGCTATTACAGCCCCCTTTTCATTGTTAGCAGGACTTGTTGGCGGTGATGAAGATGAAATGGACAAAATTGGATTTCAATATGGACTTGCTGACATTAGTGAAGACCAACAAGCTACTTTAACCTCACTAGCTAAGGCTCTTAACGATCGCCCGTTATTAATGCTTAATATTAAAGGTGGCGTAGATTTAGCCAATGACCAATTTGCCTTACAACAGCAACAACTGCATCAAAAATTAGCCACTCAAGCAGGAGTTGAAGTTTCAGCATTGCCTGCTGATTTATCTGCCAGCCAGTTCCCTCAACAAGGTGCTATAACTGATGCGTTGATATCGGTATATCAATCAGAAACACAATTAGACCCGCAACTGATAAAACAAGAACTCACTGAAAAAAATTCTGATATTGAAGCTACCGAGCTTAATGCGCGCTGGCTTATTGCTTTGTATAACTTCAGCTTAAACCAACAAGATATAAATGAGTCCAAACTAGGCACTTTAGCTCAGCAAAGAGCTAAAGTCGTCAAAACCTACTTAGTTGACCAAGCAAATATTGACCCTAGTCGTGTGTTTATATTAGAAAGTCGAGTGCATATGGACCAAACAGATGCACAAGCCTTACTGACTTTAGACGCGAACTAA